The DNA segment TTTATATAATTATATTATTTTTGATGAAAAGTATTTAATCTGATGGAACATTTAAAAATATTTACAAATAAAGATTTAGCGCAACTCACAAATTATCGAAGTGGCGAACTTAAATTTGGAGAAAAAGTACAGATTGTGCCAGCAGGCATGTCGGTGACCGAGTTTTTGTCCAGTAATGAAGCTGAATTTGTTCTATTTGGAATTCCTGAAGATATAGGAGTTCGGGCAAATGGAGGTCGAAAAGGAGCCGCATCAGCTTGGAAAGATACCGTGAAAAGTGTACTTAATATTCAACATAATAAGTTTTGTAAAGGTTCCAATCTAATTATATTAGGTTTTTTAGATTTCCAAAAGGAAGTTGCCATTGCCGAAGAACTAGAAATTAGTAATCTTGAGCACCGAAATCAGCTGCATAATATAGTTTCATCAATTGATAAGGAAGTATGTCATTTGGTTTCTCTAATTGTAAAATTGGGCAAAATTCCAATTATCATTGGTGGAGGTCACAATAATGCCTATGGAAATATAAAAGGTTCTGCTCTCGCAAAAGGTCAAAAAATCAACGCTATAAATTTTGATGCTCACAGTGATTTTAGAGCTCTCGAAGGAAGACATAGTGGTAATGGTTTTTCTTATGCCTTTGACGAGGGTTTCCTAAAAAAATACTTCGCGTTTGGACTGCATGAAAACTATAATTCGAAAGCTGTGCTTGAAGTTTTTCGTAAAAACGAAGATTATTTACAGTTTAATACCTACGAAGAGATTAAAATAAGACAGTCTAAAAAATTTTCGCAAGAACTTGATGATGCATTAGCGTTTATTGCTGATGATTATTTTGGAATCGAACTTGATTTAGATTCCCTGCCTAACATCGCCTCTAGTGCGATGACTTCGACAGGTTTTTCTGTTGAAGATGCTCGAAGATTTGTCGATTTTTATGGTAGAAATGAAAATTCAATCTACTTGCATATTGCAGAAGGAGCTCCCAATTTGGCAGAAGAAAAAACTCAACATCTAGTGGGAAAATTAATTGCGTATTTAATTACTGATTTTATGAAAAGCAAATCTGATTTGTAAATTTAGAATACAAGATAAATAGTCGAAAAGCAAGTTAACAAATAAGTGTATATTTGCAGCGCCTTTATGTTGAATGCAAAGGTTTAATCAATTATTTTAGATGTTATTCGAAGAAATATCGCTCTCAAAGAGCATACAAAGAGCAGTTTATGAAGAGGGTTATATTACTCTTACTCCAATACAAGAACAATCAATACCAGTTATTTTAGAAGGTAAAGATATAATAGGATGCGCTCAAACAGGTACAGGAAAAACAGGAGCTTTTGCAATTCCCGTAATCCATCAATTGCACCGAAAAGTGGGATCGTCAAAAAAGCATAAAGTAATTAGAGCACTTGTAGTTGCTCCTACTCGCGAACTTGCTGTACAAATTGGGGAAAGTTTTGATAAATACGGAAAATATACAAATTTAGTTCAGCTGACAATTTTTGGTGGAGTTTCTCAAATTCCCCAAGTAAGTCAGCTAGACCGAGGTATCGATATTCTAGTTGCTACGCCAGGACGATTATTAGATCTTCATAAACAAGGATTTATAGATTTAACTCAAATTGATACTTTAATCCTTGACGAAGCAGATCAAATGCTAGATATGGGATTTATAAACGATATCAAGAAAATTGTGAAGTTAGTTCCAAATGACCGACAAACTTTATTATTTTCGGCTACAATGCCTATGTCTATCAGAGAACTGGCAGAGATGTTTTTAAAAAATCCTGTAAAGGTAGAAGTTGCTCCCGTTTCTTCGACTGCCGAAAATGTAGAGCAGCGATTATATTTTGTTGATAAGGCTGATAAGAGACAATTGCTTCACCACCTTATAACGCAAGAAAATATTACCGATGTTTTGGTTTTTTCTCGTACTAAGCACGGCGCTGATAATATTGTCAAAGCTTTAAGAAAACAGGGGGTTGCCGCCGATGCAATTCACGGTGATAAATCTCAAAATGCAAGACAAAGAGTTCTTGAAAGTTTTAAAAGTAAAGAAGTAGGTGTTCTTGTTGCAACTGATATTGCTGCACGCGGAATTGATATTGATCAATTAGACTACGTAATAAATTTTGATCTCCCAAATATACCTGAAACGTACGTGCACCGAATTGGTCGTACAGGTCGCGCTGGAAATAATGGTGTTGCCATTTCTTTTTGCGGTAAAGACGAATTACCTTATTGGAAAGATATTAAAAAACTAATAAAAGTAGACGTTACAGAAATAAAGGACCATCCTTATCCTTGGAATGGAAATGCCGAATCGGATAAACCTCAATCAAATTCTAATAGAAGTGGTGGAGCGCATAAATCTAGAAAATCTGATGCATCTAAAAAAAATAAAAAACGTTGGTACTAACCAACGTTTTTTTTTATTTCACAAGTCTGTTAATAATGGTGAATAAGGTAACAGCTTCAAAAGGTTTCACTAAACAATCATCCATTCCACTTGCAAGGACGCGCTCTATAATTTCATCCCTACCATAAGCTGTTAGTGCGATAATAGGAATTTTGAAACCTCGTTTTCTTATTTCTCTACTAGTTTCATAACCGTCCATTACTGGCATATTAATATCCATTAAAATTGCGTCAAAATGCTCACTTTCCAATAAATCTAATGCTTTAGAGCCACTCTCCGCCACCTCACAACTATGATTTTTATCCCTCAAAGTTTTGCAAGTGACAATTTGATTAATTTTATTATCTTCTACCACAAGAATCTTAAGTGGTTTGCATGTTTGATGATCAATTATTTCATCTTCCATCATTTTTTTACATTTTTCTTGATCGGCATCAAACGGTATGGTGAATGTAAATGTTGAACCCACATGTTCTTCGCTCTCAATATAAATTTCACTTCCAAACAAATTTACAAGCTTCTTTACAATTGATAATCCTAGACCTGTACCTTGATAATCTTCATTTTTCCGTTCAATTTGAACAAATTTATCAAATATCTTTTCTTGATTTTTCTTAGCGATTCCTATTCCATGATCTATAACTTCAAATTTCAAAAAGCAGACCTCCCCTAATTTTTTATCTAAAGAAACTTTTAATAAAACTTCGTCATTAGAAGTGAATTTTAATGCGTTGCTAATTAAATTTATCAAAATTTGACACAATCGAATTTTATCCCCAATTAAATTTGCGGGAATATCTTTGGCAATATCCAAAACAATGTTGTTTTTATTAAATTTTGAAATAAAACTGAGACTATCTTTAATAGTCTCGAGCTGGTCCACTAGATTGAAACAATACTTCTCCAGCACAAGTTTATTTTCTTCTATTTTATTAATTTGCAAAATATCATTCACAAGCGATAATAAATATTCCGCAGAGAATTTTAGTGAATTTAAATGTTTACTATTTGCAGAACCTTTATACTCCTCCATTATCATATCTGCTAGCCCTACTACTCCATATAGTGGAGTTCGCAATTCATGACTAATGGTAGATACAAATTGGGTTTTCACCTTTGCAGCCTCAATGGCCATGTCTTTTGCGATTTTTAATTCACTGTTTGCAATTTGCAATTCGGAGTTGAGTTTCTTTTTATAAAGATAATTTTTGTAGACACTATATAAAATAATCAAGAGGCCAATTATTCCCGCGACAAACAAATAGACTGTAATTCTTGATTTCTTTAACTTACTTGCTTGGTCAGCTTTTTCTTGGTTTATCTGAACCAATGCTCGTTTATACTCATCAATTTCAAAATTTAGACCTTCTGATAATGCTTTTTTAAGCTTCTGCTGATCATAAATTTTAGATCTCAAAATTCTATATTGATCTAAATTTTCAAATGCACTCTTATACAGCCCATATTTGTTTAAAAACATAGAATATTCTAAATAGGCGAATGACAAATCTACATCTTGTTTTAATCGAGTCGCTTCAGCAATACTTTTTTCAAAGTCACTAGTAGCAATGTCAACCTTTCCTTTATAGGAATTATACATTCCGTTAAGCATAAAAACCACAGGTACTGCGTCTGCATTGAGATAATGAATATTCTTATTGATATAATTAAGGTGCTTGTATCCCTCGTCGTATTGGCCTATATCAAATTTTGCCCAAGCAAGGTTTAAATTTGCAAATGCAACACGTGATGTATCCTGAATTTGCTCGCCATAGAAAATTGATTTATCATAAAGATCGAGCGCCTTCTCATATTCTTTTTTGTGAAAGAAATATATGTTGCCAATATTATTATTTATTCGCGACAACAGGTCAGAATTGCCAATTTTCTCTGCGTACTGCAATGCTATATTGTAATTTGCTATCGACTTTTCATATTCTGATAATTCTTCATAATTAGAGGCAATTATTTTATAAGAGATACTTTTAAAATAATCATCATTGAGACTTATCGATAGTTTGAGTGCTTCTCGGGCATAAAAAAGCGATTCCTTAAACTCTGAGTTATTAAGGAATCGCTCTGATTTTTGCGTAAGCATCAAAATTTGCTCTTTACTAATAGTAGTTTCTTGCCCAACCAATACATTGCTGGAAAACAAGAATATTAGTAACGTAATAATGGTCCGACACACATGCATATCTGAAATATTTCAATTCAAATATACACTATTCATTTTAACATTAATTAACCTCTAATCAATTTTCTATATTTCAATCTTTTTGGAGTTAAGTCACCGCCCAATCTTTTGCGCTTATTCTCCTCATATTCTGAGAAACTACCTTCAAAAAAGTAAACTTCAGAATTTCCTTCAAATGCAAGAATGTGTGTACAAATTCTATCAAGAAACCATCTATCGTGCGAAATAACAACTGCACAACCAGCAAAGCTGTCAAGACCTTCCTCTAACGCTCTCAAGGTGTTAATGTCCAAATCATTGGTTGGCTCATCTAATAAAAGAACGTTTCCTTCTTCTTTTAATGTCATTGCCAAGTGCAATCTATTACGTTCTCCTCCAGATAAAGTTGCAACTTTTTTATTTTGATCGCTTCCGCCAAAATTAAATCGACTTAAGTAAGCTCGAGAATTTACTTGACGGCCGCCCATCATAATTAATTCTTGGCCATCACAGAAATTTTCCCAAATGGTTTTATTTGGATCAATATTAGAGTGTGCTTGATCTACATAAGCGATTTTCACAGTTTCACCAACATTAAAAGTTCCTGAATCTGTTTGCTCTTCACCCATTATCATTCTGAAAATAGTAGATTTACCAGCTCCGTTTGGTCCGATAATTCCAACAATTCCAGCTTGTGGTAATGTGAAATTTAAATTATCATATAATAACTTATCGCCAAACGCTTTTGAAACATTTACTGCCTCGATTACGTTTGTACCTAGACGAGGACCATTAGGAATATAGATTTCTAGTTTCTCGTCAAGTGCTTTCTGATCTTCGTTTAATAATTTATCGTAATTCTGCAAACGTGCCTTTTGTTTAGTCTGACGACCTTTTGCTCCCTGACGAACCCAGTCCAACTCACGCTCTAAGTTTTTTCGGCGCTTACTTGCAACTTTTTCTTCCAATGCCATTCTGCTAGATTTCTGATCTAACCAAGAAGAATAATTTCCTTTCCACGGAATACCTTCTCCTCTATCAAGTTCTAAAATCCATCCTGCCACATTGTCAAGGAAATAACGGTCGTGAGTTACTGCAATTACAGTTCCGGCATACTGTGCCAAGTGCTGTTCAAGCCATAAAACACTTTCTGCATCAAGGTGGTTGGTAGGCTCATCCAAGAGCAAAACGTCTGGCTGCTGCAACAATAATCTACACAAAGCAACACGACGACGCTCACCACCTGATAAATTTTTAATTGGAGTATCACCTTCTGGAGTACGCAACGCATCCATAGCAATCTCTAATTTTGTATCTATTTCCCAAGCTCCTAGCGCATCAATTTTGTCTTGAAGTGCCGCTTGTCTGTCCATCAGTTTGTCCATCTTGTCTGCATCTTCATACACTTCTGGAAGACCAAACATATCATTGATTTTATTAAACTCTTCAAGTACAGCCATCGTTTCAGAAACACCTTCACGAACTATTTCAATAACTGTCTTGCTGTCATCCAAAATTGGCTCTTGCTCCAGATATCCAACCGTGTAACCAGGGGCAAAAACAACATCACCTTGGTAATTTTTATCAACACCAGCAATGATTTTTAATAAAGAAGATTTTCCCGATCCGTTAAGACCCAAAATTCCAATCTTTGCACCATAGAAAAAACTTAAATATATATTTTTCAAAACTTGCTTGTCGCTACTTGAGTAGGTCTTACTCAATTTTGACATCGAAAAAATAACTTTTTTATCGTCTGACATTTATTCTTTTATTTAATAATTAAAATTCTTACTTCTAAAATCTCTAAGCAATAAATATTTTTTTTGAATTTAATTTATTGCAGTTTGCAAATTTACTGATAATTCTTGAGCATATTAAACTATCTAAAGCTTATAAACAATATGTCAACTACTATACACGGCCTTTTAAGGCATTAAATACCCACGCATTTGCAAAGAAACCCACCCCAACGGCTGCAAATCCCCAGCCCGACACATCTTGATATCTAAAAGCTCCCAGACAAATAAGAATAATGCCCATAACAATCATTATCAAAGTAGCCCACGCCAAAATGCTATTCTTATTTCTAGACATAATTGATTACATTGAAGTATTTATGCAAATATCGTTATATATAATTACTCTCAAAAACTTTAAAAAGTCAGTTGTCAATATTCTATTGTTAATAAGCGAAAATACAACTTAAAGCAATATAATCTAGTAACTTACAAACATGTAAATGAAGAAAACTCTAATATTTCTTATGAGTGGTATCAACATTTCTATTTTTAATATTGTTCGAAAGTTGTTGATTGCAAAGCGACAACTTTCGGATAATTATTAAGATCATCAAGTTCGTTTGCAACATTTTGGTTGGGAGTATGCCAAAACCTTTAAACTTGTCTTAAAGATCATTTAAATAACATAGTCGGGAAAATTTTCTCAACTGACATAAAAAGAATTAATTTTCTTTACCACTCTAAGATGTAAGACCCAGATTATCTTGCGAGCAGAAACTCTATTTTAATCCAATTTCATGACGCAATTTTAATGGTCAAATTGTATTAACTACATATTCTAAAATGGTCTTAGTGGAAATATTTAGCAACTTGCAAATGCTAACAACCTCAATTAAAAGAGTCTTTTATTACATAAAAATTTTAATTAGCAGCTCTTTGTATAAATCGGCTTGGGTCATGCTTGCACCTACTCCTTTACTTTTAACGTCAATTTCTCGAATACTATTGAGAACTTGACTGACCTTTCTCATCGAATAATTTTTAATGGCAATATCATAATCCTTCATAAAGTAAGGATGTATTCCTAGAAGACTAGCGACGTTCTTTGGGTTTTTATCTTTGGTACCATGGTATTTCATCAGTTGAATGAAAAATGAAAAAATTTGCGGCAACGTTTTTGGAAGCGGATTTTCTTTAGGATTTTGAGCAAAATTATTCACAATCTGATACGCTTTAAACTCATTGCGCTCTCCAATGGCATTTCGCAATTCAAAAACGTTAAAATCTTTACTGAAACCTATGTTCTCTTCGATATTTGCCGCAGTAATTGTGCTGCCTTTCGGCAAAATTATCTCAAGCTTTCCTAATTCATTGCTAATTTTTGAAAGGTCAGTTCCGAGAAATTCCCCAAGCACTGCAGCCGCTTTTGGCTCGATCTTATAGCCTCTACCTTGTAATTCAGTCCGCATCCAAGTTAAAACCTGGTTATCATACAATTTTTTACTTTCCAATAAAACCCCCTTTTCTTTAATAAGTTTGGCGATTCTTTTGCGCTTATCTACGGTTTTATACTTGTAACAAATGACCAGTACAGTTGTAGGCGTAGGGTTTTCTAGATATTTTTCCAAGATATCCATGTCACCTTTGATGTCTTGTGCTTCTTTTACGATAATTACTTGCTTTTCGGCCATCATCGGATACCTTTTGCAATCCGAAATTATCTCATCATATTTGACATCTCTTCCGTATAGGATAGTTTGATTAAAACCTTTTTCTTCCTCGCTCAGTACGTTCTCTTCGATGTAATCGCTAACCACATCAATAAAATAACTCTCTTCGCCTGAAAGAAAATAAATTGGCTTTATAATTCCGTTTTTTAGATCCGCTATAATTTTGGTAATTTCGTCCAAGTCTTTTAGTGTTTAAAGTCCATTTTTAGACTTTTTATTTTAAATAAGATACCTTTGCAATATGCAGCAGCTTAATTTTCCTCCCTGTAAATTTCGATTCAAAAATAGCGAAAATAAGATTGCCATCTTTGACGAAATTAGAAAAAAATTTATATTCCTCACCCCCGAAGAATGGGTAAGACAGCATGTAGTTCATTTTTTAATTAATTTCAAAAACTATCCTGCATCATTGATAAATGTTGAAAAGCAACTTAAAATAAACGGTCTAATAAAGCGCTACGACGTCGTGGTATATCATCCCGACGGTGCAATAAATGTGTTAGTAGAATGCAAAGCGCCATCGGTAAAAATCACTCAGGAAACATTTGACCAAATTGCAAGGTATAATCACACTCTAAATGCTGGTTATTTGATGGTAACAAATGGATTGAATCATTACTTTTGCCAAATGGATTTTGAATTAGAAAAATACCACTTTCTGGAAGACATCCCTAATTATCAAGCTCAAGTATGAAAAGAATCGCAGTAGTTATTCTAAATTGGAATGGTAAAGATTTGTTGGAAAAATTTCTTCCCTCACTAATAAAATTTTCAGACCCAGCAAATCTGTATATTATTGACAACGCCTCTTTTGATGGATCACAGAAATTTATTAAAGAAAACTTTCCTACGATTAATATTATTCAGAATGAGGGCAATTACGGCTTCGCAAAAGGATATAATCTAGGATTAAATAACATTCAGGAAGAGTATTTAGCATTGGTAAATTCTGATATTGAAGTTACAGAAAATTGGCTGCAGCCGATAATTGATTTGTTTGATAATTCAAAATCTGTCTGTATTATTCAACCTAAAATTCTTGACTACAAACAAAAAACGCATTTTGAGTATGCTGGAGCTGCTGGTGGATTTATTGACAAATACGGTTATCCTTATTGTAGGGGACGTATTTTTGAAAGCATCGAACAAGATACCGGACAATATGATGATGAGGTAGAGATATTTTGGGCTTCGGGCGCTTGCTTTTTCATTCGTAATGATACTTATAAAACTTTAAAAGGATTTGATGAAGATTTTTTTGCGCATCAAGAAGAAATTGATCTTTGCTGGCGTGCCTTTAATGCAGATTACAAAATAATGTATACTCACAAATCGGTAGTTTATCACGTAGGTGGAGCAACTCTCGGAGCAAATAATCCACACAAAACTTATCTAAATTTCCGAAATTCCCTGGCAATGCTTTTAAAAAATTTGCCCGGTACTAAAGTTGTACCAATTATAGTCTCGAGAATGCTCCTAGATGGCGTTGCATTTTTTAAATTTGTATTCGAAGGTAAATTTTTGCACGGATTCGCCATTTTAAAAGCTCATTTCTCATTTTACCTCTCAATTAAGGCTAACTATCAAAAACGTAGTAAGACCCTGAAATTCAACTATTACAATACGGATAGTATCGTATATAAATATTTTTTTAAGAAAATTTATACTTATAAAAATTTGCTTTAACAAAGGTTTATGCACAATTTGTTTTCTTTCATGGAAAGAAATGTTAAATTTGTCTTTGTAATAAAAAAACTAACCTATGAAAAAAGTACTTGTAACATTATCCTTGGTAGCATTTCTTGCTACATCTTGTGGTACGAAGAAGAAGATTACCGAGCTGGAAGGTAAAAACAAAGAGATTCAGGATCTTCTTAACACAGCAACTGTAAAGTTGAATACGTGCCTAAGTGAAAAAGAAACCCTAACTGGTCAAATTGATTTCTTAAAAAGAAATAATACCGATTTGATTAACAATATGGGTAATATGACGACACTTTCTACAAAAGGTGCTCAAAATATTGAGAAAGCTCTGGAAAGTATGAAAGAGAAAGATTTAAAAATCTCTAGAATGCAAGACGCACTTACTAAAAAAGATAGTGTAACTTTAGCTTTAGTTTCAAGTCTTAAAAGCTCTGTGGGAATAAATGATCCAGATATTCAAATCAATGTTGAAAAAGGAGTTGTATTTATTTCTATCTCAGACAAATTGTTATTTAAAAGCGGAAGTTCTGTTGTAACTGATAGAGCAAAAGAAATTTTAGGTAAAGTTGCAAAAGTAGTTAAAGACAAACCAACATTTGAATGTATGGTTGAAGGACACACAGATAATGTGCCTTTTATCAGCAATGGTGTTTTACTTGACAACTGGGATTTAAGTGTAAAACGTGCTACATCTATCGTTAGAGTACTTACTAATGATCATAATGTAAATCCAAAGCAATTAATTGCTGCAGGTCGTGGAGAATTTATTCCTTTAGTTGAGAATAATTCTGCTGAAAACAGAGCAGTGAACAGAAGAACAAGAATTGTTGTGATGCCAAAAATTGATGAATTTTACAATATGATTGAACAAGAAATGAAAAAGTTAACGAAGTAATATTCCTAATTTTATATATCAAAATGCAGCAATTTTATAATTGCTGCATTTTTTTTAGAGTTAACTTTCAGATTCAGTGCAGTTATTAACTACTTGCAATTTGTCGCATAATGAAACAGTCAACAACAATAACAATTTATACCATTGGACACTCAACCCGAGACATTAGTGAGTTTCTGGAAATGCTTTGTAATAATGAAATCCAATGTTTGGTAGATGTGCGTCGTTTTCCTTCTTCAAAGAAGTTTCCTGATTATAATCAAGATTCATTGAAAGAAACATTATCTGAAAATGAAATACTGTACATGCACATCGAGGCGCTAGGAGGCAGAAGAAAAGCTTTAAAAGATTCGCCAAATTTTGTTTGGCAGCATCCTTCTTTTCGAGGCTATGCAGATTATATGGAAACATCCGAATTTCAACTAGCTGTAAAAGAATTAGAATTAATTGCGACACAAAAAGTTACGGCAATAATGTGCTCAGAAGCTGTATTTTGGAGATGCCACCGATCAATGATTTCTGATTATCTAAAATCTGAAAATTATACTGTTTTGCATATTATGAGCACTACAAAGTTGACCGAACATCCTTATACTGCGCCCGCACAGGTGGTTGATGGAAAACTTACATACCATCAGCAACCCATATAAGCCTAAATTTTCTGCAATGCCTCTATAAGCAAATCTACTTCCTCCTTTGTGTTTTCGAAAGAAAATGAAATTCTTAAACTAGGTTTTTTTAATTCAGCTTCATCTAAGATTTCAGCCAAAACGTGAGAAGGCTTAATACTTCCAGACTGACAAGCACTTCCCCTCGATACTGCAATCCCTTTCATGTCCAGCGAAAATAGTAACATTGACGCTTTGTCTGCTGGAAATGGCAAACGAACATTTAGAATGGTAGGAAATGTTTCGAAAATTGCATTTACCGGATTGCTTTCTCCATTAATTTGCGTTCCAGGAAATTTTGCTACTAATTTTTCAAACGCATAAGTTTTTAATTCAGAAATATGTTTCATTTCTTCGGTCAAATTGTCAAAATTCATTTCTAGGGCTTTGGCCATTCCTATAATATTGTGCACAGATTCGGTGCCCGCGCGTAAGCCTTTCTCTTGAGCGCCACCATATATCATAGGATTAATTACTGTTCCTTTTCTAACAAATAAAAATCCTACCCCTTTTGGTCCGTGGAATTTGTGGGCACTTGCAGCAAAAAAGTCGATGTCAATTTCAGAAAAATTTAAATCCATTTTCCCTATAGACTGAACAGTATCCGAATGAAAATAGGCATTATACTGTTTGCAAATCTTTCCCACTAGAGCAATATCAATCATGGATCCTGTCTCGTTATTTACGTGCATCAAACTAACAAGCGTTTTCTTTGCATCTGAAAGTAATTCAGAAAGATGAGAAATATCTACTGATCCATTTTTCCTGAGTTTTACATACTCGACTTCAACACCAAATTCTTTTTCCAAATGATCTAATGTATGCAAAACAGCGTGATGTTCAGTGCGAGCGCTAATTATTCTTTTTACATTTAAAGTTTTTACCGCTTCAGTCAGGGCCCAATTATCTGCTTCTGTTCCACCTGAGCAAAAAATAATTTCTTGCGAACTTACATGCAACTTTTTTGCAATTGATTTTCGCGCAAGCTCTAACGAACTTTTTGCCTGTCTGCCAACACCATAAACAGATGAGGGGTTGCCGTAATTTGTAAGTAGAGATTCTGC comes from the Flavobacterium ardleyense genome and includes:
- a CDS encoding type I restriction enzyme HsdR N-terminal domain-containing protein, which translates into the protein MQQLNFPPCKFRFKNSENKIAIFDEIRKKFIFLTPEEWVRQHVVHFLINFKNYPASLINVEKQLKINGLIKRYDVVVYHPDGAINVLVECKAPSVKITQETFDQIARYNHTLNAGYLMVTNGLNHYFCQMDFELEKYHFLEDIPNYQAQV
- the ettA gene encoding energy-dependent translational throttle protein EttA, whose product is MSDDKKVIFSMSKLSKTYSSSDKQVLKNIYLSFFYGAKIGILGLNGSGKSSLLKIIAGVDKNYQGDVVFAPGYTVGYLEQEPILDDSKTVIEIVREGVSETMAVLEEFNKINDMFGLPEVYEDADKMDKLMDRQAALQDKIDALGAWEIDTKLEIAMDALRTPEGDTPIKNLSGGERRRVALCRLLLQQPDVLLLDEPTNHLDAESVLWLEQHLAQYAGTVIAVTHDRYFLDNVAGWILELDRGEGIPWKGNYSSWLDQKSSRMALEEKVASKRRKNLERELDWVRQGAKGRQTKQKARLQNYDKLLNEDQKALDEKLEIYIPNGPRLGTNVIEAVNVSKAFGDKLLYDNLNFTLPQAGIVGIIGPNGAGKSTIFRMIMGEEQTDSGTFNVGETVKIAYVDQAHSNIDPNKTIWENFCDGQELIMMGGRQVNSRAYLSRFNFGGSDQNKKVATLSGGERNRLHLAMTLKEEGNVLLLDEPTNDLDINTLRALEEGLDSFAGCAVVISHDRWFLDRICTHILAFEGNSEVYFFEGSFSEYEENKRKRLGGDLTPKRLKYRKLIRG
- a CDS encoding formimidoylglutamase — encoded protein: MEHLKIFTNKDLAQLTNYRSGELKFGEKVQIVPAGMSVTEFLSSNEAEFVLFGIPEDIGVRANGGRKGAASAWKDTVKSVLNIQHNKFCKGSNLIILGFLDFQKEVAIAEELEISNLEHRNQLHNIVSSIDKEVCHLVSLIVKLGKIPIIIGGGHNNAYGNIKGSALAKGQKINAINFDAHSDFRALEGRHSGNGFSYAFDEGFLKKYFAFGLHENYNSKAVLEVFRKNEDYLQFNTYEEIKIRQSKKFSQELDDALAFIADDYFGIELDLDSLPNIASSAMTSTGFSVEDARRFVDFYGRNENSIYLHIAEGAPNLAEEKTQHLVGKLIAYLITDFMKSKSDL
- a CDS encoding CAL67264 family membrane protein, whose translation is MSRNKNSILAWATLIMIVMGIILICLGAFRYQDVSGWGFAAVGVGFFANAWVFNALKGRV
- a CDS encoding DEAD/DEAH box helicase encodes the protein MLFEEISLSKSIQRAVYEEGYITLTPIQEQSIPVILEGKDIIGCAQTGTGKTGAFAIPVIHQLHRKVGSSKKHKVIRALVVAPTRELAVQIGESFDKYGKYTNLVQLTIFGGVSQIPQVSQLDRGIDILVATPGRLLDLHKQGFIDLTQIDTLILDEADQMLDMGFINDIKKIVKLVPNDRQTLLFSATMPMSIRELAEMFLKNPVKVEVAPVSSTAENVEQRLYFVDKADKRQLLHHLITQENITDVLVFSRTKHGADNIVKALRKQGVAADAIHGDKSQNARQRVLESFKSKEVGVLVATDIAARGIDIDQLDYVINFDLPNIPETYVHRIGRTGRAGNNGVAISFCGKDELPYWKDIKKLIKVDVTEIKDHPYPWNGNAESDKPQSNSNRSGGAHKSRKSDASKKNKKRWY
- a CDS encoding tetratricopeptide repeat-containing hybrid sensor histidine kinase/response regulator — encoded protein: MLTQKSERFLNNSEFKESLFYAREALKLSISLNDDYFKSISYKIIASNYEELSEYEKSIANYNIALQYAEKIGNSDLLSRINNNIGNIYFFHKKEYEKALDLYDKSIFYGEQIQDTSRVAFANLNLAWAKFDIGQYDEGYKHLNYINKNIHYLNADAVPVVFMLNGMYNSYKGKVDIATSDFEKSIAEATRLKQDVDLSFAYLEYSMFLNKYGLYKSAFENLDQYRILRSKIYDQQKLKKALSEGLNFEIDEYKRALVQINQEKADQASKLKKSRITVYLFVAGIIGLLIILYSVYKNYLYKKKLNSELQIANSELKIAKDMAIEAAKVKTQFVSTISHELRTPLYGVVGLADMIMEEYKGSANSKHLNSLKFSAEYLLSLVNDILQINKIEENKLVLEKYCFNLVDQLETIKDSLSFISKFNKNNIVLDIAKDIPANLIGDKIRLCQILINLISNALKFTSNDEVLLKVSLDKKLGEVCFLKFEVIDHGIGIAKKNQEKIFDKFVQIERKNEDYQGTGLGLSIVKKLVNLFGSEIYIESEEHVGSTFTFTIPFDADQEKCKKMMEDEIIDHQTCKPLKILVVEDNKINQIVTCKTLRDKNHSCEVAESGSKALDLLESEHFDAILMDINMPVMDGYETSREIRKRGFKIPIIALTAYGRDEIIERVLASGMDDCLVKPFEAVTLFTIINRLVK
- the holA gene encoding DNA polymerase III subunit delta — encoded protein: MDEITKIIADLKNGIIKPIYFLSGEESYFIDVVSDYIEENVLSEEEKGFNQTILYGRDVKYDEIISDCKRYPMMAEKQVIIVKEAQDIKGDMDILEKYLENPTPTTVLVICYKYKTVDKRKRIAKLIKEKGVLLESKKLYDNQVLTWMRTELQGRGYKIEPKAAAVLGEFLGTDLSKISNELGKLEIILPKGSTITAANIEENIGFSKDFNVFELRNAIGERNEFKAYQIVNNFAQNPKENPLPKTLPQIFSFFIQLMKYHGTKDKNPKNVASLLGIHPYFMKDYDIAIKNYSMRKVSQVLNSIREIDVKSKGVGASMTQADLYKELLIKIFM
- a CDS encoding glycosyltransferase family 2 protein, which translates into the protein MKRIAVVILNWNGKDLLEKFLPSLIKFSDPANLYIIDNASFDGSQKFIKENFPTINIIQNEGNYGFAKGYNLGLNNIQEEYLALVNSDIEVTENWLQPIIDLFDNSKSVCIIQPKILDYKQKTHFEYAGAAGGFIDKYGYPYCRGRIFESIEQDTGQYDDEVEIFWASGACFFIRNDTYKTLKGFDEDFFAHQEEIDLCWRAFNADYKIMYTHKSVVYHVGGATLGANNPHKTYLNFRNSLAMLLKNLPGTKVVPIIVSRMLLDGVAFFKFVFEGKFLHGFAILKAHFSFYLSIKANYQKRSKTLKFNYYNTDSIVYKYFFKKIYTYKNLL